In Paenibacillus guangzhouensis, a single window of DNA contains:
- a CDS encoding DUF896 domain-containing protein: MVIQSLSRINELARKEKQFGLTAEEAAEQQRLRKSYLSVIRGSMEKIVTNTTVLDPLGNDVTPIKVIALQDRYHIS, from the coding sequence ATGGTGATTCAGAGCCTATCTAGAATTAATGAACTCGCTAGAAAAGAAAAGCAATTCGGGTTGACGGCAGAGGAGGCAGCGGAACAGCAACGTCTTCGCAAGTCTTACTTAAGCGTCATTCGCGGCTCGATGGAGAAGATCGTCACGAATACGACGGTGCTGGATCCGTTGGGGAATGACGTCACGCCGATCAAGGTCATAGCACTGCAAGATCGCTATCATATTTCATAG